A single Paraburkholderia sp. FT54 DNA region contains:
- a CDS encoding methyl-accepting chemotaxis protein → MLKNLSIRTCLTLMIVLFGVVLLFGAAAGLLSLRSSNASLQQMYTVDTPAVADLEGSAGQLLRLRLALATYASLVDLNDQDGANAVLKRFDQYQKASNERLAHYVSRASPDADEQRLIKDMQDKRDTFLHEGVEPTLAVLKAGDKTAFQQLQAHKLPSLYSAYEKAMLALEKLQLDHGAQRYQDAQDLFFAICIAVAIGMVASLLAAWIGRAVMVRAIVRPVDATIAQFQRIANGDLTGQIVVASNNEMGRLAAALSKMQESLIATVNTVRQGTESIDTGVSEIAAGNTDLSQRTEEQAASLEETAASIEQLTSTVKQTADNAKQASSLAQGASTLAAQGGDLTGQVVGTMHGIVDDSRRIADIVGVIEGIAFQTNILALNAAVEAARAGEQGRGFAVVASEVRSLAQRSAAAAKEIKGLIDESTARVQAGSQLVQRSGTTMTEIVDAIARVSSIMGEIAAAATEQSTGIDQVNLAVAQMDEVTQQNAALVEQAAAAASSLEDQARRLTSAVSVFQTGSGTASSSSSSSFAGRRGGSAGTPKTADAGELATA, encoded by the coding sequence ATGTTGAAAAATCTGTCGATTCGCACCTGCCTTACCCTGATGATCGTCTTGTTCGGCGTCGTGCTGCTGTTCGGCGCCGCCGCCGGCTTGCTGTCGCTGCGTTCGAGCAACGCCTCGCTGCAGCAGATGTACACCGTCGATACGCCGGCTGTCGCCGACCTCGAGGGCAGCGCCGGACAGTTGCTGCGCCTGCGCCTCGCACTGGCCACCTATGCATCGCTCGTCGACCTGAACGATCAGGATGGCGCGAACGCGGTGCTCAAGCGTTTTGATCAGTACCAGAAAGCTTCCAATGAACGTCTTGCCCACTATGTGAGCCGCGCGAGTCCGGATGCAGACGAGCAGCGTCTCATCAAGGACATGCAGGACAAGCGCGATACCTTCCTTCACGAAGGCGTCGAGCCTACTCTCGCCGTGCTCAAGGCGGGCGACAAGACGGCATTCCAGCAATTGCAGGCGCATAAGCTGCCGTCGCTCTACAGCGCGTACGAAAAGGCGATGCTCGCGCTCGAAAAGTTGCAACTCGATCACGGCGCGCAACGCTATCAGGACGCGCAGGATCTGTTCTTCGCGATCTGCATCGCGGTGGCGATCGGCATGGTCGCGTCGCTGCTGGCCGCGTGGATAGGCCGCGCCGTGATGGTGCGCGCGATCGTCCGTCCGGTCGACGCCACCATCGCCCAGTTTCAGCGCATCGCCAACGGCGACCTGACCGGCCAGATCGTCGTGGCCAGCAATAACGAAATGGGCCGTCTCGCGGCCGCGTTGAGCAAAATGCAGGAATCGCTGATCGCGACGGTGAACACGGTGCGTCAAGGCACGGAATCCATCGACACCGGCGTGAGCGAGATCGCCGCGGGCAACACCGACCTGTCGCAGCGTACCGAGGAACAGGCCGCGTCGCTCGAAGAAACGGCGGCGAGCATCGAACAGCTCACCTCGACGGTCAAGCAGACGGCGGACAACGCGAAGCAAGCCAGCTCGCTCGCGCAGGGCGCATCCACGCTGGCCGCGCAAGGCGGCGATCTCACCGGGCAGGTGGTGGGCACGATGCATGGCATCGTCGACGACTCGCGCAGGATCGCCGACATTGTCGGCGTGATCGAAGGGATTGCGTTTCAGACCAACATCCTGGCGTTGAACGCAGCAGTCGAAGCCGCGCGCGCAGGCGAACAGGGACGCGGCTTCGCGGTGGTGGCGAGCGAGGTGCGCTCGCTCGCGCAGCGCAGCGCGGCGGCGGCCAAGGAGATCAAGGGTTTGATCGACGAATCGACGGCGCGCGTGCAGGCCGGCTCGCAACTGGTGCAACGCTCGGGCACGACGATGACCGAGATCGTCGACGCGATTGCGCGCGTGAGTTCGATCATGGGTGAAATCGCGGCGGCCGCGACCGAACAGAGCACTGGCATCGATCAGGTCAATCTCGCGGTCGCGCAGATGGACGAGGTGACGCAGCAAAATGCCGCGCTGGTGGAGCAGGCCGCGGCGGCGGCAAGTTCGCTGGAAGATCAGGCACGGCGGCTGACGTCCGCTGTGTCGGTGTTTCAGACCGGGAGCGGTACGGCGTCGTCTTCGTCTTCGTCTTCGTTTGCCGGGCGGCGCGGCGGCTCGGCCGGAACGCCGAAGACTGCCGATGCAGGCGAGCTTGCGACAGCTTAG
- a CDS encoding CoA ester lyase gives MDARSYLFVPGDRPERFTKALDSGADAVVIDLEDAVVPAAKQAARENLQRWLATADPARLIVRVNAVGTPWHLDDLDMVGASGVSTMMLPKSDSARQLADVAARLPSRIRIVALIETVAGVVAMRDIAGAPSVMRLAFGTVDFCGDAGIEGLGAELDYVRSQMVIESRYAGLPAPIDGVTLELDDLTRLTGHVANARRFGFGGKLCIHPRQVDPVNSGFAPSEDERRWASRVLTASREHPEGAFAVDGKLVDRPVIERARRIAEFDALIP, from the coding sequence ATGGACGCACGCAGTTATCTGTTCGTACCGGGCGACCGCCCCGAGCGCTTCACAAAGGCGCTCGACAGCGGCGCCGACGCGGTGGTAATCGATCTCGAAGACGCGGTCGTGCCGGCGGCCAAGCAAGCCGCGCGCGAAAACCTGCAACGCTGGCTGGCGACGGCGGACCCCGCGCGGCTGATCGTTCGCGTCAATGCGGTGGGCACGCCGTGGCATCTCGACGACCTGGACATGGTGGGCGCGTCCGGCGTTTCTACGATGATGCTGCCGAAGTCGGACAGCGCGCGGCAACTCGCCGACGTCGCCGCGCGGCTGCCGTCCCGCATACGGATCGTAGCGCTGATCGAAACCGTCGCGGGCGTGGTGGCGATGCGGGACATTGCCGGCGCGCCGTCGGTCATGCGGCTCGCGTTCGGCACGGTGGACTTTTGCGGCGATGCCGGCATCGAAGGGCTCGGCGCGGAACTGGACTATGTGCGCTCGCAGATGGTGATCGAATCGCGCTACGCGGGCCTGCCCGCGCCGATCGACGGGGTGACGTTGGAGCTTGATGACCTCACGCGCCTGACCGGGCATGTGGCCAACGCGCGGCGCTTCGGCTTCGGCGGCAAGCTGTGCATTCACCCGAGACAGGTGGATCCGGTCAACAGCGGCTTCGCACCCAGCGAGGACGAGCGCCGCTGGGCGTCACGCGTTCTGACGGCTTCTCGCGAGCATCCGGAAGGCGCGTTCGCGGTGGACGGCAAACTGGTCGATCGGCCCGTCATCGAGCGGGCGAGGAGGATTGCGGAGTTCGACGCGCTCATTCCTTGA